In Sorghum bicolor cultivar BTx623 chromosome 10, Sorghum_bicolor_NCBIv3, whole genome shotgun sequence, one genomic interval encodes:
- the LOC110431129 gene encoding uncharacterized protein LOC110431129, which produces MASEQATVPPDVFISELYKPSVDYKDDWGSDQPPGGSSLDPEVSVAHEPEAMDIESEPPALDDSPDWCYPLLQCLVDSTLPSYQAEAWRVACRAKTFLLLDGEMYKRSPLGILMRCITRQQGIKLLEDIHLGACGHHAAPRTLVGNAFRQGFYWPTAVGDATQIVRTCEGCHFYARQIHLPAQAL; this is translated from the coding sequence ATGGCATCCGAGCAGGCCACGGTCCCCCCGGATGTCTTCATCAGCGAACTCTACAAGCCTTCCGTCGACTACAAAGACGACTGGGGCTCGGATCAACCCCCAGGCGGCTCAAGTCTCGACCCTGAAGTCTCCGTGGCTCATGAGCcagaggccatggacatcgagtcCGAGCCCCCTGCACTAGACGACTCGCCGGACTGGTGCTATCCCTTGTTGCAATGCCTCGTCGACAGCACACTACCCTCATACCAAGCTGAGGCATGGCGTGTAGCCTGTCGCGCCAAGACTTTCCTACTCCTTGATGGAGAGATGTACAAGCGCAGCCCCTTGGGCATTCTTATGCGCTGCATCACCCGTCAGCAAGGAATCAAGCTCCTTGAGGACATACACttaggggcttgtggccaccacgccgcgccTCGGACGCTGGTGGGAAatgcttttcggcaaggcttctactggcctaccGCCGTGGGCGATGCCACGCAGATCGTGcggacctgtgagggatgccaTTTCTATGCTCGGCAGATTCATCTCCCCGCTCAGGCTCTAtag